The window CGATGAACGCCGTGGCGAAAGACGGGCCCGTCGACTCCTTCGTCGGCATAGCGCCGCCGGTTCGGGCCGCGTTCGAGACGAAGTTCGCGCTTCCGCCGGCCGCCGATCTCGACGACTGGAAGGCTCGGTCACTGCTCGTCTGTGGGACGGCGGACCCTTTCTGCCGTCCGGCGGATCTGAAAGCGTTCGCCTCCCAGCTGCCCTCTGCCGAGGTCCGCGTCGTCGACGGCGCCGATCACTTCTTCTCCGAGCAGCTGGACGACCTCTGCGCGATGGTGGTCGGCTTCGTGGACACTGGGGGTCGGGGGTAGGCGATGCGACACGTGGTTCGGGTGCTCGTCGATTGCGGAGATCTTGGTCGTCGCGTCACTGTGAGGCAGCGGGACTCGACCGGCGGGTTCAACGACATCGTCGGCATCCTCGAGATCTGCGACGACGACTCGTTCGAGATCCGTGATCGCACCGGAAAGCTTCGCCGCGTCTCGCGCAGGGAAGTGGTGGCCGCGAAGGTCGTGGCGCCCCCTCCGGAGCGTCCGCCGCGAACCGGCCGCTGAGCACGGAAAGACCCCAGCGCGTGGCAGCGTTCTAAGATGGCCTGATGGTCCGCCTTTACGACACGATGGCCCGCGCGGTCGTCGACCTCGCCCCGGGGTCGGACGGGACGCTGCGCATGTACTCGTGCGGCCCCACCGTCTACCGCTTCGCGCACATCGGGAACCTGCGCACCTTCCTGATGGCGGATCTGATCCGTCGCGCCTTCGAGTATCAAGGGATCCCGGTGCGGCAGATCCAGAACATCACCGACGTCGGCCACATGACCGACGACGAGTTCGACACCGGCGAGGACAAGATGCTCGTCTCCGCGGGCCTCGAGGGCAAACCGCCGATGGAGATCGCCGAGTACTACACCAAGGTTTTCTTCGACGATGTGCGCGCGATCAACATCCAGGAAGCCGCCGACTATCCCCGCGCGACCTCGTACGTCCCCGAGATGATCGAGATCATCGCCAAGCTCGTCGAGCGCGGACACGCGTACGTCGCGGGCGGCGGGGTTTACTTCGACGTGCAGTCTTTCCCCGCGTACGGCCGGCTCTCCGGGAACACGCTCGATCAGCTCCAGTCGGGGCAC is drawn from Actinomycetota bacterium and contains these coding sequences:
- a CDS encoding alpha/beta fold hydrolase, with the translated sequence MPAKGGAVLCHPHPQFGGSMSSKLIPAMQRAFIAAGWVALRFNFRGVGRSEGSYDGGVGEVSDVLAALERVRLEVSEPTAVVGWSFGSLVAMNAVAKDGPVDSFVGIAPPVRAAFETKFALPPAADLDDWKARSLLVCGTADPFCRPADLKAFASQLPSAEVRVVDGADHFFSEQLDDLCAMVVGFVDTGGRG